A region from the Variovorax sp. RKNM96 genome encodes:
- the rpsA gene encoding 30S ribosomal protein S1, whose amino-acid sequence MSESFADLFEESLKRSEMRTGEVITAEVVRVEHNHVVVNAGLKSEAYVPIEEFKNDKGELEVQAGDFVSVAIGSVENGYGDTILSRDTAKRLASWLALEKALESGDFVTGTTSGKVKGGLTVLVNGIRAFLPGSLIDTRPIKDLTPYENKTLEFKVIKLDRKRNNVVLSRRAVVEASMGEERAKLMETLKEGAVVRGVVKNITEYGAFVDLGGIDGLLHITDMAWRRVRHPSEVVQAGQEITAKILKFDTEKNRVSLGLKQMGDDPWMGVSRRYPQSTRLFGKVTNIADYGAFVELEPGIEGLVHVSEMDWTNKNIAPNKIVSLGDEVEVMVLEIDEDKRRISLGMKQCKANPWQEFAQNTKRGDRVKGPIKSITDFGVFVGLAAGIDGLVHLSDLSWNEAGETAVRNYKKGQEVEAIVLAVDVDRERISLGIKQLDSDPFTTFTTVNDKGQIVTGKVKTVDARGAEIDLGEDIIGYLRASEISRDRVEDARNVLKEGDEVTAIVVNVDRKTRNIQLSIKQKDMVDEQGAMANLSQQSARENAGTTSLGALLRAKLDNNDSK is encoded by the coding sequence ATGTCTGAATCTTTTGCCGACCTATTCGAAGAGTCCCTGAAGCGTTCCGAAATGCGCACCGGCGAGGTCATCACGGCCGAAGTCGTGCGCGTCGAACACAACCACGTCGTCGTCAACGCCGGTCTGAAGTCCGAAGCGTATGTGCCGATCGAGGAGTTCAAGAACGACAAGGGCGAACTCGAAGTCCAGGCCGGCGATTTCGTTTCCGTTGCCATCGGCAGCGTTGAAAACGGCTACGGCGACACCATCCTCTCGCGCGACACCGCCAAGCGCCTCGCTTCGTGGCTCGCCCTCGAGAAGGCCCTGGAATCGGGCGACTTCGTCACCGGCACCACCAGCGGCAAGGTCAAGGGCGGTCTCACCGTCCTGGTCAACGGCATCCGCGCATTCCTGCCGGGCTCGCTGATCGACACGCGTCCCATCAAGGACCTGACCCCGTACGAAAACAAGACCCTCGAATTCAAGGTCATCAAGCTCGACCGCAAGCGCAACAACGTCGTGCTGTCGCGCCGTGCCGTGGTCGAAGCCAGCATGGGCGAAGAACGCGCCAAGCTGATGGAAACCCTGAAGGAAGGCGCTGTTGTCCGCGGCGTGGTCAAGAACATCACCGAATACGGTGCGTTCGTGGACCTCGGCGGCATCGACGGCCTGCTGCACATCACCGACATGGCATGGCGCCGTGTTCGCCACCCGAGCGAAGTCGTTCAGGCCGGCCAGGAAATCACCGCCAAGATCCTCAAGTTCGACACCGAAAAGAACCGTGTCTCGCTGGGTCTGAAGCAAATGGGTGACGACCCGTGGATGGGCGTTTCGCGCCGCTACCCGCAATCGACCCGCCTGTTCGGCAAGGTCACGAACATTGCCGACTACGGCGCGTTCGTCGAACTCGAACCCGGCATCGAAGGCCTGGTGCACGTCTCCGAAATGGACTGGACCAACAAGAACATCGCTCCGAACAAGATCGTCTCGCTGGGCGACGAAGTCGAAGTCATGGTCCTTGAAATCGACGAAGACAAGCGCCGCATCAGCCTGGGCATGAAGCAGTGCAAGGCCAACCCGTGGCAAGAGTTCGCGCAGAACACCAAGCGCGGCGACCGCGTCAAGGGCCCGATCAAGTCGATCACCGACTTCGGCGTGTTCGTGGGTCTGGCTGCCGGCATCGACGGCCTGGTTCACCTCTCGGACCTCTCGTGGAACGAAGCCGGCGAAACCGCCGTTCGCAACTACAAGAAGGGCCAGGAAGTCGAAGCGATCGTGCTGGCTGTGGATGTCGACCGCGAGCGCATCTCGCTGGGCATCAAGCAACTCGACAGCGACCCGTTCACCACGTTCACCACCGTGAACGACAAGGGCCAGATCGTGACCGGCAAGGTCAAGACGGTTGACGCCCGCGGCGCTGAAATCGACCTCGGCGAAGACATCATCGGCTACCTGCGTGCTTCGGAAATCTCGCGCGACCGCGTCGAAGATGCCCGCAACGTGCTCAAGGAAGGCGACGAAGTCACCGCCATCGTCGTGAACGTGGATCGCAAGACCCGCAACATCCAGCTGTCCATCAAGCAGAAGGACATGGTCGACGAACAAGGCGCCATGGCCAACCTGAGCCAGCAGTCGGCACGCGAAAACGCGGGCACGACGAGCCTGGGCGCCCTGCTGCGCGCCAAGCTCGACAACAACGACAGCAAGTAA
- the lapB gene encoding lipopolysaccharide assembly protein LapB, protein MDFDPSWLLIGLPVAFVLGWLASRFDIRQLKLENRQAPKAYFRGLNFLLNEQQDQAIDAFIEAVQNDPDTQELHFALGNLFRRRGEYQRAVRVHEHLLGRGDLSRADRERAQHALAQDFLRAGLLDRAEAALQKLEGTRYENEARLSLLAIYERSREWAQAADVAQKLDESDQASYATRRAHHLCEQATERVAAGELPAAAKLLAQAVELAPQAPRPAIDTANLQLRNGDAAAAFDTLVALSDTAPLALPLYAAALQQAAVAAHREAEALALLQRRYAESPSIDVLEALIALGGSPSTTTATDEQQPPAPRDGYIAHLAHQPSLVAASRWLAGEKFEHEQFHPQVQRALDQATRPLMRYRCAACGFEAHQYFWHCPGCQAWDSYPPRRVEEL, encoded by the coding sequence ATGGACTTTGATCCCAGCTGGCTGTTGATCGGCCTGCCCGTCGCCTTCGTGCTCGGGTGGCTCGCATCGCGCTTCGACATCCGCCAGCTCAAGCTCGAGAACCGGCAGGCGCCCAAGGCCTACTTCCGCGGGCTGAACTTCCTGCTCAACGAGCAGCAGGACCAGGCCATCGACGCCTTCATCGAGGCCGTGCAGAACGACCCCGACACGCAGGAGCTGCATTTCGCGCTCGGCAACCTGTTCCGCCGCCGCGGCGAATACCAGCGCGCCGTGCGCGTTCACGAACACCTGCTCGGCCGGGGCGACCTGAGCCGCGCCGACCGCGAGCGCGCGCAGCACGCACTGGCGCAGGACTTCCTGCGGGCCGGCCTGCTCGACCGCGCCGAGGCTGCGCTGCAGAAGCTCGAAGGCACCCGCTACGAAAACGAGGCGCGCCTCTCGCTGCTCGCCATCTACGAGCGTTCGCGCGAATGGGCCCAGGCGGCCGACGTGGCGCAAAAGCTGGACGAGTCCGACCAGGCCAGCTACGCCACGCGCCGCGCGCACCACCTGTGCGAGCAGGCGACCGAACGCGTGGCGGCCGGCGAACTGCCCGCAGCGGCGAAGCTGCTCGCGCAAGCCGTCGAGCTGGCCCCGCAGGCGCCGCGCCCCGCCATCGACACCGCCAACCTGCAACTGCGCAATGGCGATGCGGCCGCAGCCTTCGACACGCTCGTTGCACTGAGTGACACCGCGCCCCTCGCACTGCCCCTGTATGCCGCGGCACTGCAACAGGCCGCCGTGGCAGCGCACCGCGAAGCCGAGGCGCTCGCGCTGCTGCAGCGACGCTATGCTGAGTCGCCATCGATCGACGTGCTCGAGGCGTTGATCGCCCTGGGCGGCAGCCCATCGACGACGACCGCCACCGACGAGCAACAGCCCCCCGCCCCGCGCGACGGCTACATCGCCCACCTCGCGCACCAGCCCTCGCTGGTCGCGGCATCGCGCTGGCTGGCTGGCGAAAAGTTCGAGCACGAGCAGTTCCATCCGCAGGTGCAGCGCGCGCTCGACCAGGCCACCCGTCCGCTGATGCGCTACCGCTGCGCCGCCTGCGGCTTCGAGGCGCACCAGTACTTCTGGCACTGCCCCGGCTGCCAGGCCTGGGACAGCTATCCGCCGCGCCGCGTCGAAGAACTCTGA
- the serC gene encoding 3-phosphoserine/phosphohydroxythreonine transaminase gives MTQQQTPAGKRPYNFSAGPAAMPEAVLQRAAAEMLDWQGSGMSVMEMSHRGKEFGAICTQAEADIRTLLAVPSHFHILFMQGGGLGENAIVPMNLSRGKTADFVITGSWSIKSHKEAQRYCTARVAASNADNQHTKLPAPSTWQLTKDASYVHLCTNETINGIEFQQLPDLAALGSDAPLVIDFSSHVASRSVDWRRVGLAFGGAQKNLGPAGLTIVVVRDDLLGHALEICPSAFNYKTVADNNSMYNTPPTWGIYMAGLTFQWLLQQTEGSLTGVAAMEQRNIEKANLLYGFIDGSDFYANRIDASCRSRMNVPFFLADEGRNEAFLAGAREAGLLQLKGHKSVGGMRASIYNAMPLEGVQALVAYMREFERSHA, from the coding sequence GTGACCCAGCAGCAGACGCCGGCCGGCAAGCGCCCCTACAACTTCTCGGCCGGTCCGGCTGCCATGCCGGAGGCGGTGCTGCAGCGCGCCGCCGCCGAAATGCTCGACTGGCAGGGCAGCGGCATGAGCGTGATGGAAATGAGCCATCGCGGCAAGGAATTCGGCGCGATCTGCACACAGGCCGAAGCCGACATCCGCACGCTGCTGGCCGTGCCTTCCCATTTCCACATCCTGTTCATGCAGGGTGGCGGTCTCGGCGAAAACGCCATCGTGCCGATGAACCTGTCGCGCGGCAAGACCGCCGACTTCGTCATCACCGGCAGCTGGAGCATCAAGTCGCACAAGGAAGCGCAGCGCTATTGCACGGCGCGCGTGGCCGCGAGCAACGCCGACAACCAGCACACGAAGCTGCCCGCTCCCTCGACCTGGCAACTCACGAAGGACGCCTCGTACGTGCACCTGTGCACCAACGAGACGATCAATGGCATCGAGTTCCAGCAGTTGCCCGACCTCGCCGCGCTCGGCAGCGATGCACCGCTCGTCATCGATTTCTCGTCGCACGTGGCTTCGCGCAGCGTCGACTGGCGCCGCGTGGGTCTCGCCTTCGGCGGCGCGCAGAAGAACCTGGGCCCGGCAGGTCTCACGATCGTCGTCGTGCGCGACGACCTCCTGGGCCATGCCCTCGAGATCTGCCCGAGCGCCTTCAACTACAAGACCGTGGCCGACAACAACTCCATGTACAACACCCCGCCGACCTGGGGCATCTACATGGCGGGGCTGACGTTCCAGTGGCTGCTGCAGCAGACCGAAGGCTCGCTCACCGGCGTGGCCGCGATGGAGCAGCGCAACATCGAGAAAGCCAACTTGCTGTACGGCTTCATCGACGGCTCCGACTTCTACGCCAACCGCATCGATGCGAGCTGCCGCTCGCGCATGAACGTGCCGTTCTTCCTGGCCGACGAAGGCCGGAACGAGGCGTTCCTGGCCGGCGCACGCGAAGCCGGGCTGCTGCAGCTCAAGGGCCACAAATCGGTCGGCGGCATGCGCGCGAGCATCTACAACGCCATGCCGCTGGAAGGGGTGCAGGCACTTGTGGCCTACATGCGAGAATTCGAGCGATCGCATGCCTAG
- a CDS encoding LapA family protein, which yields MKYLLWLLKAAIFFTLFAFALNNQHDATVYFFFGTHWRAPLVLVVLAAFAGGLVVGALGMLPGWWKHRAAAAAQGPSATEAISTTTAPTAVTAQAAAPSISATDLPAVRQHGL from the coding sequence ATGAAATACCTCCTGTGGCTGCTCAAGGCAGCCATTTTTTTTACGCTCTTCGCCTTCGCGCTGAACAACCAGCACGACGCGACCGTCTACTTCTTCTTCGGCACCCACTGGCGCGCACCGCTGGTGCTGGTCGTGCTCGCGGCCTTCGCGGGTGGACTCGTGGTGGGTGCGCTCGGCATGCTGCCGGGCTGGTGGAAACACCGCGCCGCCGCGGCGGCTCAGGGCCCCTCGGCGACCGAAGCCATCTCCACAACAACGGCACCGACGGCCGTGACCGCCCAGGCAGCGGCACCGTCCATCTCCGCCACCGACCTCCCCGCCGTACGTCAACATGGACTTTGA
- a CDS encoding DUF2059 domain-containing protein: MKKIKLALLTVALASSSMAAMAQDKATLIKQFIDIQRPGIESLARGLVEQSSAPIAQAGSQYLQTQVPEAKRESAAKAADAELKKYFDDAYPLVRDKAVQLAPGALTPLLEQNFSEDELKQLLAWINSPLSKKYQELNPKMQTALTEKLVAETRASIEPKMRALDTNVAKALGAPTDAPAQGSAPAKAPAKAPAKK, from the coding sequence GTGAAAAAAATCAAACTCGCACTTCTGACGGTAGCTTTGGCCAGCAGCTCGATGGCCGCCATGGCCCAGGACAAGGCCACGCTGATCAAGCAGTTCATCGACATCCAGCGCCCCGGCATCGAATCGCTGGCGCGCGGCCTGGTCGAGCAGTCGAGCGCGCCAATCGCGCAAGCCGGCTCGCAGTACCTGCAGACGCAAGTGCCCGAAGCCAAGCGCGAATCGGCCGCCAAGGCTGCCGATGCCGAGCTGAAGAAATACTTCGACGATGCCTATCCCCTCGTGCGCGACAAGGCCGTGCAACTGGCACCGGGCGCCCTGACCCCGCTGCTCGAGCAGAACTTCAGCGAAGACGAGCTCAAGCAACTGCTGGCCTGGATCAACTCGCCGCTCAGCAAGAAGTACCAGGAGCTGAATCCGAAGATGCAGACCGCATTGACGGAAAAGCTGGTGGCCGAAACCCGCGCTTCCATCGAGCCCAAGATGCGCGCGCTCGACACCAACGTGGCGAAGGCCCTCGGCGCCCCGACCGACGCCCCGGCCCAAGGTTCCGCACCCGCCAAGGCGCCAGCCAAGGCACCCGCCAAGAAGTAA
- a CDS encoding helix-hairpin-helix domain-containing protein produces MFKKILALSPMLFAVASFAAVDVNKGTEAELDGLNGVGPAMSKRIIEARKQGEFKDWPDLMQRVKGVKEKKAQKLSAEGLTVNGQAFGGAAATAPKEAKAPKAPKP; encoded by the coding sequence ATGTTCAAGAAGATCCTGGCCCTCTCGCCCATGCTGTTCGCGGTCGCTTCGTTCGCTGCTGTCGACGTCAACAAGGGCACCGAAGCCGAACTCGACGGCCTCAATGGCGTCGGACCCGCCATGTCCAAGCGCATCATCGAGGCGCGCAAGCAAGGCGAGTTCAAGGACTGGCCCGATCTCATGCAACGGGTGAAAGGTGTGAAGGAGAAGAAGGCCCAGAAGCTCTCGGCCGAGGGCCTCACGGTGAACGGCCAGGCCTTCGGCGGTGCGGCCGCCACAGCACCGAAGGAGGCAAAGGCCCCCAAGGCTCCCAAGCCCTGA
- a CDS encoding integration host factor subunit beta: MTRSDLVEELAARFAQLTHRDAEYAVKTILDAMSDALVRGHRIEIRGFGSFSVNRRPPRIGRNPRSGESVQIPEKRVPHFKPGKALREAVDAKTAELDAKEAKGRKA, from the coding sequence ATGACCCGCTCTGACCTCGTCGAAGAACTCGCAGCGCGCTTTGCGCAACTCACGCACCGCGATGCCGAATACGCCGTCAAGACCATCCTGGACGCGATGAGCGACGCGCTGGTGCGCGGGCACCGCATCGAGATTCGCGGGTTCGGCAGCTTCTCGGTCAACCGGCGTCCGCCGCGCATCGGGCGCAATCCGCGCTCGGGCGAGAGCGTGCAGATCCCGGAAAAGCGGGTGCCGCACTTCAAGCCGGGCAAGGCCTTGCGCGAAGCGGTCGACGCAAAGACCGCCGAGCTCGACGCCAAGGAAGCCAAGGGCCGCAAGGCCTGA
- a CDS encoding bifunctional 3-phosphoshikimate 1-carboxyvinyltransferase/cytidylate kinase — protein sequence MFSTAFLDLPPLVGAAGTVRLPGSKSISNRVLLLAALASGTTTIHDLLDSDDTRVMLDALRALGCGIQPAGSTLQITGLGGQLKSGGALLPLFLGNAGTAMRPLTAALSLLGGDFELSGVPRMHERPIGDLVDALTQLGCNIDYLGNPGYPPLRIHPVDHDDLVLDAPIRVRGDVSSQFLTALLLALPLAARNDIVIEVVGELISKPYIEITLNLLARFGITVRRDGWERFTIPAGSSYSSPGDIHVEADASSASYFIALGAIATGVSGKNGIRIEGVGADSIQGDIRFIDAARQMGAEVDSGPNWLEVRRGAWPLKAIDLDANHIPDAAMTLAVMALYADGPSTLRNIASWRVKETDRIDAMANELQKLGATVEAGPDFIRVHPLAPAGWQAASIRTYDDHRVAMCFSLAAFNPAGVPVRILEPHCVAKTFPDYFETLFSVAEAAEVPVICIDGPTASGKGTLAAEVARLLGYHYLDSGSLYRVTGLAMRRAGLNADAQHEAQIAALAAALPLQFTEGKVLLAGEDVSDEIRTEAAGMDASRVSTLPAVREALLALQQRFRQLPGLVADGRDMGTVIFPDAPLKVFLTASAAQRAERRHKQLISKGISTTLDSLRSDLEARDARDSSRSVAPLKPAQDARHLDNSQLSIEKSIDTVLNWWQQVQPFKSA from the coding sequence ATGTTCTCGACCGCCTTCCTCGACCTTCCACCCCTCGTGGGCGCCGCCGGCACGGTCCGGCTGCCGGGCTCCAAGAGCATCTCCAACCGCGTGTTGCTGCTGGCCGCGCTGGCGAGCGGCACCACCACGATCCACGACCTGCTCGACTCCGACGACACGCGCGTGATGCTCGACGCCCTGCGCGCGCTCGGCTGCGGCATCCAGCCTGCAGGGAGCACGCTGCAGATCACTGGCCTCGGCGGCCAGCTGAAGTCCGGTGGGGCGCTGCTGCCTCTCTTCCTCGGCAACGCCGGCACCGCCATGCGCCCGCTGACGGCTGCGCTGTCGCTGCTCGGCGGTGACTTCGAATTGAGCGGCGTACCGCGCATGCACGAGCGGCCGATCGGCGACCTGGTCGATGCCCTGACCCAGCTCGGCTGCAACATCGACTACCTCGGCAATCCCGGCTACCCGCCATTGCGTATCCACCCGGTCGACCACGACGACCTGGTGCTCGACGCGCCGATCCGCGTGCGCGGCGATGTGTCGAGCCAGTTCCTCACGGCCCTGCTGCTGGCATTGCCTCTCGCGGCACGCAACGACATCGTGATCGAGGTGGTCGGCGAGCTGATCTCCAAACCCTACATCGAGATCACGCTGAACCTGCTGGCGCGCTTCGGCATCACGGTGCGGCGCGATGGCTGGGAGCGGTTCACCATTCCCGCCGGCAGCAGCTACAGCTCGCCGGGCGATATCCACGTCGAAGCGGATGCTTCCTCTGCCAGCTATTTCATAGCACTGGGCGCCATCGCCACGGGCGTGTCCGGGAAAAATGGCATCCGGATCGAAGGCGTGGGCGCCGATTCGATCCAGGGCGACATCCGCTTCATCGACGCGGCTCGGCAGATGGGCGCAGAGGTCGACAGCGGCCCGAACTGGCTCGAAGTGCGCCGCGGCGCCTGGCCGCTCAAGGCCATCGACCTCGATGCGAACCACATCCCCGATGCCGCGATGACGCTCGCCGTCATGGCGCTCTACGCCGATGGCCCGAGCACGCTGCGCAACATCGCGAGTTGGCGCGTCAAGGAAACCGATCGCATCGACGCGATGGCCAATGAGCTCCAGAAGCTCGGCGCCACAGTCGAGGCCGGCCCTGATTTCATCCGCGTCCATCCGCTCGCACCGGCCGGCTGGCAGGCGGCGAGCATCCGTACATACGACGACCACCGCGTGGCGATGTGCTTCTCGCTCGCCGCGTTCAACCCGGCAGGCGTGCCCGTGCGCATCCTCGAGCCGCACTGCGTCGCCAAGACCTTCCCCGATTACTTCGAAACCCTGTTCTCGGTCGCCGAGGCCGCCGAAGTGCCGGTGATCTGCATCGACGGCCCGACCGCCTCGGGCAAGGGCACGCTGGCAGCCGAAGTGGCGCGCCTCCTGGGCTACCACTACCTGGATTCGGGCTCGCTCTACCGCGTGACCGGCCTGGCCATGCGCCGCGCCGGCCTCAACGCCGATGCGCAGCACGAAGCGCAGATCGCCGCGCTGGCGGCCGCCCTTCCCCTTCAGTTCACCGAAGGCAAGGTGCTCCTGGCCGGAGAGGATGTGAGCGACGAGATCCGCACCGAAGCCGCCGGCATGGACGCCTCCCGCGTCTCGACGCTGCCCGCGGTACGCGAGGCGCTCCTGGCGCTGCAGCAGCGCTTTCGCCAGCTTCCGGGCCTGGTGGCCGACGGCCGCGACATGGGCACCGTGATCTTCCCGGACGCGCCCCTGAAGGTCTTCCTCACGGCCAGCGCCGCCCAGAGGGCGGAACGACGTCATAAGCAGTTGATTTCAAAGGGTATTTCAACTACACTCGACAGTCTTCGCTCCGACTTGGAAGCACGTGACGCCCGGGACTCCTCCCGTAGCGTCGCCCCTCTGAAGCCGGCGCAGGATGCCCGCCACCTCGACAACTCCCAGCTGTCCATCGAAAAATCGATCGACACGGTGTTGAACTGGTGGCAGCAAGTACAGCCTTTCAAGTCCGCTTGA
- a CDS encoding prephenate dehydrogenase/arogenate dehydrogenase family protein: MFEQLGLIGCGLMGGSFALALKRAKLVKRVVGYSKSPSTTERARQLGVIDVVAPSALLAVSGADIVLLAVPVAASEAMFKAIRHGISNETLVMDVGSTKGDVIEAARNGLQKQFANFVPAHPIAGKEVSGIEHAEASLFTGRQVVLTPVKTTLRSNVQRASQVWSGIGANVVTMTHEAHDAAFAAVSHMPHLLAFAYINALTAQPEGDRFLDLAGPGFRDFSRIAASDPVMWRDVLLANREQVLKQSQAFRKALDDIESLMTAGDLQGLEQSIAAASKARAAWKPNASTDASAQQDS; the protein is encoded by the coding sequence ATGTTCGAGCAACTGGGATTGATCGGCTGCGGCCTCATGGGCGGCTCCTTTGCGCTCGCGCTCAAGCGCGCGAAGCTGGTGAAACGCGTGGTCGGCTACAGCAAGTCGCCGTCCACCACCGAACGGGCACGCCAGCTCGGCGTGATCGACGTGGTGGCGCCATCGGCGCTGCTGGCGGTATCGGGCGCGGACATCGTGCTCCTCGCCGTGCCGGTGGCCGCATCGGAAGCCATGTTCAAGGCGATCCGCCACGGCATCTCGAACGAGACGCTCGTGATGGACGTCGGCTCGACCAAGGGCGATGTGATCGAGGCTGCGCGCAACGGCCTGCAAAAGCAGTTCGCGAACTTCGTGCCGGCCCATCCGATCGCCGGCAAGGAAGTCTCGGGCATCGAGCATGCCGAGGCCTCGCTCTTCACCGGCCGCCAGGTCGTGCTGACCCCCGTGAAGACCACGCTGCGCTCGAACGTGCAGCGCGCCTCGCAGGTGTGGAGCGGCATCGGCGCCAACGTGGTCACGATGACGCACGAAGCGCACGACGCCGCCTTCGCCGCCGTGAGCCACATGCCGCACCTGCTGGCCTTCGCCTACATCAACGCGCTCACCGCACAGCCCGAGGGCGACCGCTTCCTGGACCTCGCCGGACCAGGCTTTCGCGACTTCTCGCGCATCGCCGCGAGCGATCCGGTCATGTGGCGCGACGTGCTGCTGGCCAACCGCGAGCAGGTGCTCAAGCAATCCCAGGCCTTCCGCAAGGCACTCGACGATATCGAGTCGTTGATGACCGCAGGCGACCTGCAGGGGCTGGAGCAATCCATCGCCGCCGCCAGCAAGGCGCGCGCCGCCTGGAAGCCGAACGCGAGCACCGACGCCTCGGCCCAGCAGGACAGCTGA
- the pheA gene encoding prephenate dehydratase yields the protein MTASAPTPPSSNYNSESLADLRVQIDSLDQRLLSLLNERAHVAELVGEVKKREGTPFFRPDRVAAVIDKMQKSNGGPLKDLHVAAIWREIMSACLALESPQRVAVLGPEGTFCEQAAIEYFGGAADLIYCASFDEVFHATAAGSAQYGVVGVENSTEGVVTRSLDLFLHSPTHVVGEVSLLVRHHLLRSENSLEGIEAVLAHPQALAQCQTWLSKHLPNAERRAVSSNAEGARLAATNPAWAGLAGERAATRFGLHIVAHAIQDDSYNRTRFSVICLPQTLAMPPASGKDCTSLIVSVPNQPGAVHDLLVPLKTNNVSMTRFESRPARTGQWEYYFYIDLDGHPSQPNVAAALAELRGLCAFYKVLGAYPVKA from the coding sequence ATGACCGCCTCCGCACCCACACCGCCCTCCTCCAACTACAACTCCGAAAGCCTTGCCGATCTGCGCGTGCAGATCGACTCGCTCGACCAGCGCCTGCTGAGCCTGCTCAACGAGCGGGCCCACGTGGCCGAACTCGTCGGCGAGGTCAAGAAGCGCGAAGGCACGCCGTTCTTTCGTCCTGACCGCGTTGCCGCCGTCATCGACAAGATGCAGAAAAGCAATGGAGGCCCGCTCAAGGACCTCCATGTGGCCGCCATCTGGCGCGAGATCATGTCGGCGTGCCTCGCCCTCGAATCGCCGCAGCGCGTCGCCGTGCTGGGCCCCGAAGGCACCTTCTGCGAACAGGCCGCCATCGAATACTTCGGCGGCGCTGCCGACCTGATCTACTGCGCCAGCTTCGACGAAGTGTTCCACGCCACCGCCGCGGGCAGCGCCCAGTACGGCGTGGTCGGCGTCGAGAACTCGACCGAAGGCGTGGTCACCCGCTCGCTCGACCTGTTCCTGCATTCGCCCACCCATGTGGTCGGCGAAGTCAGCCTGCTGGTGCGTCACCACCTGCTGCGCAGCGAGAACTCGCTCGAAGGCATCGAGGCCGTGCTGGCTCACCCGCAGGCGCTCGCGCAGTGCCAGACCTGGCTGTCCAAGCACCTGCCCAATGCCGAGCGGCGTGCCGTCTCGAGCAACGCCGAAGGCGCACGCCTCGCGGCCACCAACCCGGCCTGGGCCGGGCTCGCCGGTGAACGCGCCGCCACCCGCTTCGGCCTGCACATCGTGGCGCACGCCATCCAGGACGATTCGTACAACCGCACCCGCTTCTCCGTGATCTGCCTGCCGCAGACGCTGGCCATGCCGCCGGCATCGGGCAAGGACTGCACGAGCCTGATCGTCTCAGTGCCGAACCAGCCCGGCGCGGTGCATGACCTGCTGGTGCCCCTCAAGACCAACAACGTGTCGATGACGCGCTTCGAATCGCGCCCCGCGCGCACCGGCCAGTGGGAGTACTACTTCTACATCGACCTGGACGGCCATCCCTCGCAGCCCAACGTGGCCGCGGCACTGGCCGAGCTGCGCGGCCTCTGCGCGTTCTACAAGGTGCTTGGCGCCTACCCCGTCAAAGCCTGA